From one Gossypium hirsutum isolate 1008001.06 chromosome D08, Gossypium_hirsutum_v2.1, whole genome shotgun sequence genomic stretch:
- the LOC107913168 gene encoding histone H2AX, which translates to MSSAAATTTKGGRGKSKAKAVSRSSKAGLQFPVGRVARFLKKGRYAERVGSGSPVYLSAVLEYLAAEVLELAGNAARDNKKNRIIPRHIQLAVRNDEELSKLLGGVTIANGGVLPNIHQNLLPKKASKGKGEIGSVSQEF; encoded by the exons ATGAGCTCCGCGGCAGCAACAACCACCAAAGGAGGCCGAGGCAAGTCAAAGGCTAAAGCCGTTTCCCGATCCAGCAAAGCCGGACTACAATTCCCCGTTGGTCGAGTTGCACGTTTCCTCAAGAAAGGACGATACGCCGAGCGCGTCGGATCTGGATCCCCTGTCTATCTCTCTGCCGTTCTCGAGTATCTAGCTGCTGAG GTTTTGGAATTGGCTGGAAACGCAGCAAGGGACAACAAGAAGAACAGAATTATTCCAAGGCACATTCAGTTGGCTGTGAGGAACGACGAAGAACTGAGCAAGCTGTTGGGAGGTGTGACGATTGCAAATGGTGGGGTTCTGCCAAACATTCATCAGAATCTGTTGCCAAAGAAGGCTTCGAAAGGGAAGGGCGAGATTGGTTCTGTTTCTCAAGAGTTTTAG
- the LOC107913176 gene encoding LOW QUALITY PROTEIN: rho GTPase-activating protein 2 (The sequence of the model RefSeq protein was modified relative to this genomic sequence to represent the inferred CDS: deleted 1 base in 1 codon) translates to MTGLVMMTKGGGCGGGGKGGAKGGGGGGLKSCEEEEERQNQISVVALLLAALRKSMVSCRVDRRDEVMSSSTVHQMEIGWPTNVKHITHVTFDRFNGFLGLPVEFQVEIPGRVPSASASVFGVSAESMQCSFDSKRNSVPTILLLMQERLYSQGGLKAEGIFRINPENSQEEHVRDQLNRGIVPDNIDVHCLAGLIKAWFRELPSGVLDGLSPEQVLQCNTEEESVDLVKQLKPTEAALLNWAVDLMADVVEEEESNKMNARNIAMVFAPNMTQMSDPLTALMHAVQVMNLLKTLIMRTLQEREESATGGRCSPMSSHSCNGPTDEEFDSNREMETSCELKGPTSEYDNALYNSYSGDEDEVQSLGEIEECFLRQLDENNKTVTNVFLEEPADELQSDNSSPVTVLPERIFALRISDGRDSGQKEDPST, encoded by the exons ATGACAGGTCTAGTAATGATGACCAAAGGAGGTGGCTGTGGTGGCGGTGGGAAGGGCGGAGctaaaggaggaggaggaggagggcTCAAGAGCTGTGAGGAGGAAGAAGAACGGCAGAACCAGATTTCTGTCGTGGCCTTGCTTTTGGCTGCTTTGAGGAAATCCATGGTGTCTTGTCGTGTTGATAGACGAGACGAAGTAATGTCTTCTTCCACCGTTCATCAGATGGAAATCGGATGGCCGACCAACGTCAAACACATCACCCATGTTACATTTGATCGGTTCAATGGGTTCTTGGGTCTTCCCGTTGAGTTCCAAGTCGAGATCCCGGGTCGGGTTCCAAGTGCTAG TGCTAGTGTGTTTGGTGTCTCAGCCGAATCAATGCAATGCTCGTTCGATTCCAAAAGGAATAGTGTCCCCACTATACTCTTACTAATGCAGGAGCGGCTTTATTCACAAGGAGGCCTAAAG GCAGAAGGGATTTTCCGGATAAATCCTGAAAATAGCCAGGAGGAGCATGTAAGAGATCAGCTCAATAGGGGCATAGTGCCGGATAATATCGACGTCCATTGTCTTGCTGGCCTTATAAAGGCTTGGTTCCGGGAACTTCCTTCAGGGGTGCTAGATGGACTTTCCCCTGAACAGGTTCTCCAATGCAATACCGAAGAAGAATCTGTCGATCTTGTGAAGCAACTAAAGCCAACTGAAGCTGCATTGCTCAATTGGGCTGTTGATCTTATGGCGGATGTTGTCGAGGAAGAGGAATCGAACAAAATGAATGCGAGAAATATCGCAATGGTTTTTGCTCCGAATATGACTCAG ATGTCTGATCCATTGACGGCTCTGATGCATGCTGTTCAAGTAATGAACTTGCTCAAGACCTTGATCATGAGGACACTGCAGGAGCGTGAAGAGAGCGCAACAGGAGGGAGATGTTCACCAATGTCGTCTCACTCTTGCAATGGCCCTACCGATGAGGAGTTTGATAGTAACCGAGAGATGGAAACGAGCTGTGAACTGAAAGGACCAACATCAGAATACGATAATGCCCTTTACAATAGCTACAGCGGAGACGAAGATGAAGTTCAGTCATTAGGTGAAATAGAGGAATGCTTCTTGAGGCAACTGGATGAGAATAATAAGACCGTCACCAAT GTCTTTTTGGAGGAACCAGCTGACGAATTGCAAAGTGATAATTCAAGTCCAGTTACTGTCTTACCTGAAAGAATTTTTGCCTTGAGAATTAGTGATGGAAGGGACTCCGGTCAGAAGGAAGACCCAAGCACATAA
- the LOC107913184 gene encoding uncharacterized protein gives MEITNKVVDVSYFFHLEATGDSEAGYFDPAISVINHDEDDNDDAESCSCDDATTSESDLLHVVNYSLDHKANVGDDHHEDDEEDGEVVDQNGVHLYKKCINGVVVKQNKKASAVSFDSTMNEMEKNKLFWETCLAS, from the coding sequence ATGGAGATTACAAATAAAGTTGTTGATGTCTCTTATTTCTTCCACTTAGAGGCTACCGGCGATTCCGAAGCCGGTTACTTTGATCCCGCCATATCTGttatcaaccatgatgaagatgACAACGATGATGCCGAGTCATGCAGCTGTGATGATGCCACTACATCTGAATCTGATCTTCTTCATGTGGTTAATTATAGCTTAGATCACAAAGCAAATGTTGGCGATGATCATCACGAAGATGATGAAGAGGATGGGGAGGTGGTGGACCAAAATGGGGTTCATTTGTATAAGAAATGTATTAATGGAGTTGTGGTAAAACAAAACAAGAAAGCATCAGCTGTTTCTTTTGATTCAACCATGAATGAGATGGAAAAGAACAAGCTGTTCTGGGAAACCTGTCTAGCATCTTAG
- the LOC107913190 gene encoding uncharacterized protein, whose product MDNDDGDDYMGHVEDVKVEQVMCELDMEIVLDSEDEGSCRTETITLFNCRKVTGGSEKNVSKKREGQSPCLDVDSIDKQLSAGTKRSSMGHDRRDGKKDVPQLSIGDHEIRRLEYVNSQEPGESSQAIALCFVDNFLSFNSVDLCQGVEERTRTKSPLVSSAKGTRHLAKIINRGSPVKKVGTFEWFESCHQGETDSFSKRMTGASEFGDLSHQHLHNKGQRSLSNEHEEEHARRHSLSGFKDQGLKASIGIEKESEGNMVNGSFKEVDELMKTKSSSEKFEASGTARDIPVMFDVGFSTQIAAEAMEALCYGLPPSCKACDTCEAVEGALTDLLEGEAMSRTHLVHHSLQKVAACEIGEVGKESIRRKRSARRYSKNISSSSWNCNYQELSHKLKPETSKSMQSKLDESVSQNNLENCETYVTAFTPDMQNLCRKQLSQEEPIIHQTRHCKGGANVKKIKDQMEKPRVMTNNVKEGSILTYKRKRKSVVADPPKLLSGKQKCTKLHSYASAETLDGKLSEQRSSPQEAAIARYLRLDTWNCPKGKRTQRKVPIHSSGKSNMHASFTSVGAEEHKLDPVRNKKMPEDDETNSSNFNMKGRMCTSLSWPSLESNSDESLSRQNCKEQVSGVTTNSDLAAPNIRESAWDLDGVNAAQTEKPYYVDSTSIINGLKNHNFGEPLRNTIEPSGKECITTLCCKKGVNEASLNNRPYVYHRKPCNKNLPKPSLLKELIGLGVPKLMSDFTHRGFRARKELAYIRVLFSQHLDDDVVKQQKKIAARLGISITSCSLDATHFIADKFVRTRNMLEAIALGKSVVTNLWLDSCGQASCLLDERNYILRDSKREKEIGFNMAVSLARARRYPLLKDRRICITQTVKPNKEMIASLAKAVGGEVVEAKDQKIPDDLLILSCEQDLAICKPLVEKGATVYSSELLLNGIVIQKLEYQRHQLFSERNRHDQSSRKH is encoded by the exons ATGGataatgatgatggtgatgattaTATGGGTCATGTGGAGGATGTGAAAGTTGAACAGGTAATGTGTGAGCTTGATATGGAAATTGTGCTTGATAgtgaagatgaaggaagttgtaGAACCGAGACTATAACTCTCTTTAATTGTAGAAAGGTCACTGGTGGAAGTGAAAAGAATGTGTCAAAGAAGAGGGAAGGGCAAAGCCCTTGTTTAGATGTTGATTCAATTGACAAACAACTTAGTGCAG GGACGAAAAGATCTTCCATGGGTCATGATAGACGTGATGGGAAAAAGGATGTGCCTCAATTGTCTATAGGTGATCATGAGATTAGAAGGTTGGAATATGTCAATTCTCAGGAACCTGGAGAGTCGTCCCAAGCTATTGCACTTTGCTTCGTGGATAACTTTTTGAGCTTTAATAGTGTGGATTTGTGTCAAGGAGTTGAAGAGAGAACGAGGACTAAATCGCCTCTTGTCTCCAGTGCAAAGGGAACTCGACATTTGGCTAAGATAATCAATCGGGGATCCCCGGTCAAAAAAGTGGGAACCTTTGAATGGTTTGAGAGTTGTCATCAGGGAGAGACTGATTCCTTTAGCAAGAGAATGACAGGGGCTTCTGAATTTGGAGACTTAAGCCATCAACATCTTCACAATAAAGGGCAAAGAAGTTTAAGCAATGAGCATGAAGAGGAGCATGCACGCCGTCATTCACTTTCAGGGTTCAAGGATCAGGGTTTGAAAGCCAGTATCGGGATAGAAAAAGAATCAGAAGGGAATATGGTAAATGGATCTTTTAAGGAGGTGGACGAACTCATGAAGACAAAATCATCATCAGAAAAGTTTGAAGCTAGTGGTACTGCAAGAGACATACCAGTCATGTTTGATGTTGGCTTTAGCACCCAAATAGCTGCAGAAGCGATGGAAGCTCTATGTTACGGCCTCCCTCCCAGTTGTAAAGCTTGTGATACATGTGAAGCTGTAGAGGGTGCCCTCACAGATCTTCTGGAAGGTGAAGCAATGAGTAGAACCCATTTGGTGCATCATTCCCTTCAAAAGGTTGCTGCTTGTGAGATAGGAGAAGTTGGAAAAGAGTCAATTCGAAGAAAGCGTTCTGCTAGAAGATATAGCAAGAATATTTCTAGTTCATCATGGAATTGTAATTATCAGGAGTTGAGTCACAAACTAAAACCCGAAACATCTAAGAGCATGCAATCAAAGTTGGATGAATCTGTGAGCCAGAACAACCTAGAAAACTGTGAGACTTACGTGACTGCATTCACTCCTGATATGCAGAACTTGTGCAGGAAACAATTGTCACAGGAGGAACCTATCATTCATCAAACTAGGCACTGCAAGGGAGGAGCTAATGTAAAAAAGATTAAGGATCAAATGGAGAAACCAAGAGTAATGACCAATAATGTTAAGGAGGGAAGTATTCTAACATATAAGAGAAAGAGGAAGAGCGTGGTTGCTGATCCACCTAAGTTATTGAGTGGCAAGCAGAAATGCACCAAGCTGCATTCATATGCCTCTGCTGAAACTCTTGACGGCAAATTGAGTGAACAACGAAGTAGTCCACAAGAAGCTGCTATAGCCAGATATTTGAGATTAGATACATGGAACTGTCCCAAAGGCAAAAGAACACAACGGAAAGTGCCGATCCATTCCAGTGGAAAGAGTAACATGCATGCTTCATTCACTAGTGTTGGTGCAGAAGAACACAAACTGGATCCTGTCAGAAATAAAAAAATGCCAGAAGATGATGAAACCAATTCTAGTAACTTCAACATGAAAGGACGAATGTGTACTTCCCTCTCTTGGCCTTCTTTAGAAAGTAATTCTGATGAAAGTTTATCAAGACAGAACTGTAAAGAACAAGTTTCAGGCGTTACTACAAACAGTGATTTAGCAGCCCCAAACATAAGAGAAAGTGCTTGGGACTTGGATGGAGTCAATGCCGCCCAAACTGAGAAGCCATATTATGTGGATTCTACATCAATCATCAATGGTTTAAAGAACCATAATTTTGGAGAACCACTGAGAAATACTATTGAACCCTCTGGTAAGGAGTGCATCACTACACTTTGTTGTAAAAAAGGTGTGAATGAGGCATCACTCAACAACAGACCCTACGTATATCACAGGAAACCTTGCAACAAAAACCTACCAAAACCATCACTTTTGAAAGAGCTTATTGGGTTAGGTGTTCCTAAGTTAATGTCTGATTTTACCCACAGAGGCTTCAGAGCACGAAAAGAGCTGGCATATATTCGAGTCCTGTTTAGCCAGCATTTGGATGATGATGTAGTCAAGCAGCAGAAAAAG ATTGCTGCACGACTGGGTATTTCTATCACATCATGTTCTTTGGATGCCACACATTTCATAGCAGACAAATTTGTGCGTACGAGGAACATGTTGGAAGCCATTGCTCTTGGAAAATCAGTGGTGACTAATCTATGGCTTGATAGCTGTGGGCAGGCAAGTTGCTTATTAGATGAGAGAAATTACATCCTGAGGGACTCCAAAAGGGAAAAGGAAATTGGTTTTAATATGGCTGTTTCATTGGCTCGAGCAAGACGGTATCCACTTCTAAAG GACAGAAGAATCTGCATCACCCAAACTGTTAAACCTAACAAAGAGATGATTGCTAGCTTGGCCAAAGCAGTTGGAGGTGAG GTAGTGGAAGCAAAAGATCAAAAGATTCCAGATGATCTCTTGATTCTTTCCTGTGAACAAGATCTGGCAATCTGTAAACCTTTAGTTGAGAAAG GAGCAACAGTGTATAGTTCAGAGCTTCTGTTAAACGGGATTGTCATCCAAAAATTGGAATATCAGAG GCATCAACTCTTCTCAGAGAGGAATAGACATGATCAAAGCTCAAGGAAACATTGA
- the LOC107907657 gene encoding uncharacterized protein: MNGATCLASSLGWLLLFREGSMFFFCPLSGAKIDLPGPFPHTAINDHVAVFSAPPTSKDCVVAVVSRTETETLELHMIERGATAWTEHKLASMVPTKIQYAAHYNGGFYFFDNKSDSMVYMSIEQRELRLGKVRYMKSAKDKSIPLRFRTNSEKENMKKRLGLEDGVQVSICGTVVSCESSADKMVPYENTGVGADDAEGRQIVKAAWFQPRFHRVSQNQSW, translated from the coding sequence ATGAACGGAGCAACCTGCCTGGCATCTAGTCTAGGGTGGCTCTTACTCTTTCGTGAAGGCTCAATGTTCTTCTTTTGCCCTTTGTCCGGTGCCAAAATAGACCTCCCAGGTCCATTCCCTCACACTGCAATCAACGACCACGTAGCGGTCTTTTCGGCCCCGCCGACTTCGAAAGACTGTGTCGTCGCCGTTGTCAGTCGAACTGAAACTGAAACACTCGAGCTGCACATGATCGAACGTGGAGCCACAGCTTGGACCGAGCACAAGCTCGCATCCATGGTTCCGACCAAAATTCAATACGCCGCACACTACAACGGGGGGTTTTATTTCTTCGACAACAAGTCGGATTCGATGGTGTATATGTCGATCGAGCAACGAGAGCTCCGCCTGGGGAAAGTACGGTACATGAAGTCGGCAAAAGACAAGAGCATCCCATTGAGATTCCGCACCAATTCTGAGAAGGAAAATATGAAGAAGCGATTGGGATTGGAAGATGGGGTTCAAGTTTCTATCTGTGGGACGGTCGTGTCTTGTGAGAGTTCTGCTGATAAGATGGTGCCTTATGAAAACACCGGGGTTGGTGCCGATGACGCTGAAGGACGTCAAATCGTTAAAGCTGCGTGGTTTCAGCCTCGGTTCCATCGGGTTAGCCAAAACCAAAGTTGGTGA